In Limnohabitans sp. TEGF004, the genomic window GTGCCAATAATTTGAGGAAGTCCATGACCACCATTTCGTCGTCTTTGCCTGCACGGCCTTATCGACGCATCGCCACTGAAGAGGCGTTTTCTCCCCCCGAAATGCTAGAAATTTACAAACGCATTTTGGCCAAAGATGATGTGGATGTGGGCTTCAAACACCTCATGGGCTTTTACATGAGCAGCCCGAGTGAGCGTGCCACGCACATCATGCGCTGCTTGACCGACTTGGATGCGTTGCGCTTACAGCACATGGACGAAGCGGGTGTAGATGTTCAAGTCATCGGGCTCACATCACCCGGCGTACAGATCATGGACAAAGGCACGGCTGTCGCGTTTGCACCCGTGGCCAACGACATCTTGGCAGATGCCATGCGTCGCCACCCTGATCGTTTGGTCGGCATGATTGCTGTTGCACCGCAAGACCCTGCTGCTGCAGCGAAAGAGATTCAACGTGGGGTGAACCAACTGGGCATGCACTCGGTGGTGATCAATTCGCACACCCAAGGTGAGTATTTGTCCGACCAAAAGTTTTGGCCCATTTTTGAAGCGGCTGAGGCGATGGACACACCCATTTATCTGCACCCCAATGCCATGCCTGCCAGCATGATTCAGCACTTCATCGAAGCCGGCTTAGATGGCGCGATTTATGGGTTTGGTGTGGAGACAGGTTTGCATGCCTTACGCCTCATCACCTCGGGCGTGTTTGATCGCTTTCCTAAGTTACAAATCATCTTGGGCCATATGGGTGAGGCCTTGCCGTTTTGGGCTTATCGCTTGGACTACATGCATGCTGCCACCGTTAAATCGAAGCGTTACCCCAGCGTGCTGCCCACGAAGCGCAAACCCAGCGACTACTTGCGCGAGAACTTTCACATCACCAACAGTGGTGTGGCTTGGGGCGCTGCACTGAAATTCACACAAGACTTCATGGGCCCAGATCGTGTGCTCTACGCCATGGACTACCCCTACCAATATGTCCCAGAAGAAGTGGCGATGTTGGAAAGCCTCGACATGGCACCGCAGGTGCGCCAAGCCTTTTTTCAAGACAACGCTGAGCGCTTGTTCAAAATTGCGCCAGCTGCCAACGCGAATAAATAAATTGATAACGGAGACTGACATGACTTCTTTTGATCGCCGACAAGCGGCAACCTTTGCTCTCGCTGCCTTAGGGCTTTTCAGTTTTGGCGCTGTGGCGCAAACCCCTTACCCAAGCCAACCTATCAAAATCATTGTGCCTTTCACGCCCGGCACAGGCATGGACACGATTGCCCGTGTCGTGGGGCCCCGTTTGAGTGAACGATTGGGTCAGTCCGTGGTGGTGCAAAACCAACCGGGTGCCAGTGGCAACATTGGCGCAGATGCAGTGGCCAAATCCAATCCGGATGGGTACACCATCTTGATGGGGGCCAACACCATGTTGATGGCATCCCAGATGTACAAAAACGTGAGCTTCGATCCCGTGAAAGATTTCGCGCCTGTTTCAATGGCTGCTTACGGCTCGTTGATGTTGGTGGCCAATCCAAAAACGGGCATCAAGTCCTTGGCCGATTTGATCAAAGAGGCGCAAGCCAAGCCTGGTGCGATCAGTTTTGGTTCGCCTGGCGTGGGTACGCCACACCACATGGCGATGGAGTTGTTCAAACTCGAATCCAACACCTTCATGCTGCATGTGCCTTACCGTGGCTCTGCTGGCTACACACAAGACTTGTTGGGGGGTGAGCTGAATGTGGGCTTTTTACCTGTACACATCGCCCAAGGTTTTGTGAAAAGCGGTCGCTTGAATGCCTTGGCTGTCGGGAGTCCCAAACGTCATCCTGTGGCGCCTGATGTGCCGACCTTTGACGAGGTGGGGGTTAAGCGCATTGATGTGGATCTTTGGTACGCCTTTTTCTTGCCAAGCAAAACGCCTGCTGCTGTGGTGAACCGTTTGAATACCGAAATGGCAGCCATTTTGAGACAAGCTGATGTCAAGGATATTTTGGGTAAAGCCGGCATGGACGCCTCTGCATCGACTCCCGCAGAGCTATCGGCCATCGTTGCCAAAGATTACCCTCGTTGGGGGACTGTGATTCGCACCAAGCAAATCACAGCAGATTGACCCGCTTCAGTTTCAATGCGCTGCGTGGTTGATCTGACCGCGCAGGCGCTTGAATAACTGATGGGCCAAGTCTGGATGAATGGTCTGTTCTTCGCTGACCCACGCCACGAATTGATCTGGGCGCACCAAAATCCAACGGGCTTCATAACGGTCAGCGTGCGAGCCGGCATGTTCGTGAATGACTTTCAGTGGCACGCCCGCAGCGGCTGCGGCATCTGTCAGCACTTGCGCGTCGGTTGAATCGGCACCTAAGGCGAGCAGAGTGAAACCATCGCCTAACAGATCAAACACATTGTGCGCATTGCTCAACATGACGGGTGCCAAGTGGTGCCCTGTGCGCGCTTTGAATTGATGTGAGCCTTTGGCGCTGCACACGTGTCCAGCCTTCGTGTCTGGCCAAACAATCGGCGAGCCTTCGTAGTGGGGTTCAAACGCATGGACCTCGCCCACCGCGCCCTGTGATCTTTCGGCCCAAGCCGCTTCGAAGGCGACAGGCGCGCGCATGGGATCGAAGGCCTCTAAAAATGCACGGTCTGTCTCAATGGATTTGGCAATGAAGTCATCGATGGTGGAGGCAAACACAGGGCGGCGTTCAGCGTCATACGAGTCGAGCAGGGCATCATCGCCCCAGCCTTGCAAGACAGCGGCTAACTTCCAACCTAGGTTACGCGCATCTTCAAACCCTGAATTGACGCCATAGCCGCCATAAGGTGGGTGGCTGTGTGCAGCATCGCCAGCAATGAAGATCCTGCCTGCGCGGTAGTGGTCGGCCAAGGCAAACCTCAAATCCCAGAACCCAATGTGTTGGAACTCAATTTCAAACGCCTCACCCACGGATTCATGAAGGTATTTTTTGAAATCAAAGTTGTCTGCCGTGGTGCCCATGGGCACTGGTGCGTGAAAGAACCATGTGTTGCCCAGATCGACACGGCCGAAAAACTTCCAATACCCTTTGAGGTCTGGATGCAGCACGTTGTAAAACGATTTGCCAGGGAAACGAGCGAGTAACGTGTGTAGTTCTTGCGATTTGAAAACCAGCAGCACCATGCACCGATCATGGTCAGACAGTGTTTGTGTGATGCCCGCTTGCTCTCGCGTTGGCGATCGACTGCCGTCACATCCCACCACATATTTCGCACGGATGATTTGTTGTTGTTTGCTGCTGCGTTCAGTCAGTGTGACGGTGGCGCCTTCATCGTCTTGCGCGATGGTTTCTGCTCCCCAGCCAAATAGCGTCTTGATGGTCGGCAGCACGGCCACGCGTTGGCGCAATACCTTTTCAGTTTCGTATTGGGGCAGACGTTCGTTGTCTTTGAAGTAATACGGCTTCACCAGTTCACGTTGCAGCCAGTCGTAGTGATGGTTGCTCAGCAACGAACCATAAGCGGTCAAGCCACCGATGCCGTATTCAGGGGGAATGGTTCGCGCTGCGCGCAGCTGTGGCTCAGCACCCCAAAAATGAAAGTGCTCCATCGTGCGCTGCGTCAGGTTTTGGCCCCTTGGAATAGGTTGGGTTTGCGTGTGGCGTTCAGCCAATATGCAGTGAACACCGCGTTGCCCCAACTCAATCGCCAAGCCAAGACCCACGGGGCCGCCGCCGATGATCACCACATCGGTTTCAAAAGAAGAGTGCATGCTGTCTGTCATGTGAACCATTTCCAAAGAACACATTGTCGCGGTCTCCATCGCGGATTCCTGTCGCGAACTTGCCAACGTACGCTAGGCTCTTGCGTTACAAACCATGCGTGAGGATTGCCTCTTACTCTGATGATGAAGATATACGAATGAACGCCTTACCCCTTTTGCTTGTGCCTGGATTGATGTGTGACCACACGGTTTGGGATCCTCTCTTGCCTCGGCTGTCGTCCTCGCACGTTTGCACGGTGGTCGATCATGGTGATGCGAATTCGCTTCCCCAAATGGCGGTTCAGTTATTGCAAGATGCGCCGCCTTTGTTTTATCTAGCGGGACACTCCATGGGAGCTCGTGTGGCGCTGGAGGTGCTGCGCATCGCACCTGAGCGCGTGGCGGGTGTGGCGCTTTTGGATACAGGCTATTTGCCAAAGTTGGCGGGAGCTGCTGGGGAGGAAGAGGTTCGCAAACGCATGGCGCTGCTGCAAATTGCGCAGAACCAAAGTGTGCGCGCTATGGCGCGTGAATGGGTGCAAGGCATGGTGCATCCAGATCGGTTGGCTGATGCAGATTTGATTGAGCGCATCTTGGCCATGTTCGATCGCAAAGACGCCGCAGTATTTGCGCATCAACTTCATGCGCTCATTCACAGACCCGATGCCAGCGATGTGTTGTCATCCATCCGCGTGCCAACTTTGATTCTTTGTGGGCGACAAGACTTTTGGTCTCCACCTTCGCAGCATGAG contains:
- a CDS encoding amidohydrolase family protein: MTTISSSLPARPYRRIATEEAFSPPEMLEIYKRILAKDDVDVGFKHLMGFYMSSPSERATHIMRCLTDLDALRLQHMDEAGVDVQVIGLTSPGVQIMDKGTAVAFAPVANDILADAMRRHPDRLVGMIAVAPQDPAAAAKEIQRGVNQLGMHSVVINSHTQGEYLSDQKFWPIFEAAEAMDTPIYLHPNAMPASMIQHFIEAGLDGAIYGFGVETGLHALRLITSGVFDRFPKLQIILGHMGEALPFWAYRLDYMHAATVKSKRYPSVLPTKRKPSDYLRENFHITNSGVAWGAALKFTQDFMGPDRVLYAMDYPYQYVPEEVAMLESLDMAPQVRQAFFQDNAERLFKIAPAANANK
- a CDS encoding tripartite tricarboxylate transporter substrate binding protein → MTSFDRRQAATFALAALGLFSFGAVAQTPYPSQPIKIIVPFTPGTGMDTIARVVGPRLSERLGQSVVVQNQPGASGNIGADAVAKSNPDGYTILMGANTMLMASQMYKNVSFDPVKDFAPVSMAAYGSLMLVANPKTGIKSLADLIKEAQAKPGAISFGSPGVGTPHHMAMELFKLESNTFMLHVPYRGSAGYTQDLLGGELNVGFLPVHIAQGFVKSGRLNALAVGSPKRHPVAPDVPTFDEVGVKRIDVDLWYAFFLPSKTPAAVVNRLNTEMAAILRQADVKDILGKAGMDASASTPAELSAIVAKDYPRWGTVIRTKQITAD
- a CDS encoding FAD-dependent monooxygenase, with translation MHSSFETDVVIIGGGPVGLGLAIELGQRGVHCILAERHTQTQPIPRGQNLTQRTMEHFHFWGAEPQLRAARTIPPEYGIGGLTAYGSLLSNHHYDWLQRELVKPYYFKDNERLPQYETEKVLRQRVAVLPTIKTLFGWGAETIAQDDEGATVTLTERSSKQQQIIRAKYVVGCDGSRSPTREQAGITQTLSDHDRCMVLLVFKSQELHTLLARFPGKSFYNVLHPDLKGYWKFFGRVDLGNTWFFHAPVPMGTTADNFDFKKYLHESVGEAFEIEFQHIGFWDLRFALADHYRAGRIFIAGDAAHSHPPYGGYGVNSGFEDARNLGWKLAAVLQGWGDDALLDSYDAERRPVFASTIDDFIAKSIETDRAFLEAFDPMRAPVAFEAAWAERSQGAVGEVHAFEPHYEGSPIVWPDTKAGHVCSAKGSHQFKARTGHHLAPVMLSNAHNVFDLLGDGFTLLALGADSTDAQVLTDAAAAAGVPLKVIHEHAGSHADRYEARWILVRPDQFVAWVSEEQTIHPDLAHQLFKRLRGQINHAAH
- a CDS encoding alpha/beta hydrolase; translation: MNALPLLLVPGLMCDHTVWDPLLPRLSSSHVCTVVDHGDANSLPQMAVQLLQDAPPLFYLAGHSMGARVALEVLRIAPERVAGVALLDTGYLPKLAGAAGEEEVRKRMALLQIAQNQSVRAMAREWVQGMVHPDRLADADLIERILAMFDRKDAAVFAHQLHALIHRPDASDVLSSIRVPTLILCGRQDFWSPPSQHEAMHQLAPHARLAVIDEAGHMAPMERPDLVVAEFLHWLDTKY